A window of the Cucurbita pepo subsp. pepo cultivar mu-cu-16 chromosome LG01, ASM280686v2, whole genome shotgun sequence genome harbors these coding sequences:
- the LOC111811761 gene encoding uncharacterized protein LOC111811761 isoform X2 has protein sequence MAAATASIGALWSLRRATLSSSFRTPLAVNLSKVSFHEARFPSSPSSPLGASGMCQLVQAVKGDIDVLLNGVGDKGVIVDVKHILVMAKRSLSRREVLHTNFLTPPVVKESMLAIQKLADVKAIAQGGYPEAERCRISVGHADELTSDPDIVSALSITGNFVFHTCTHGDFLGAILGTGIAREKLGDIILQEEKGAQVVIVPELVDFLVSSLRKVGNVTVSCTRIPLTDLDYEPPKTKTFKTIEASLRVDALASAGFKISRSKLVDFIRHHFKVQVDS, from the exons ATGGCCGCAGCGACTGCGAGCATTGGAGCTCTGTGGAGCCTAAGAAGAGCAACTCTATCTTCCAGTTTCCGAACTCCCCTTGCTGTTAATCTCAGCAAGGTCTCATTCCACGAGGCCCGGTTTCCCTCTTCTCCATCTTCTCCTCTTGGCGCCTCAG GAATGTGCCAATTAGTGCAAGCTGTAAAGGGAGACATTGATGTTTTACTCAATGGAGTTGGAGATAAAGGTGTTATTGTAGATGTGAAACATATTCTTGTTATG GCCAAACGTTCGTTATCAAGACGAGAAGTTCTCCATACAAACTTTCTCACTCCACCTGTGGTGAAAGAGTCGATGCTAGCCATTCAAAAACTAGCTGACGTGAAAGCAATAGCGCAGGGAGGATATCCAGAG GCAGAGCGCTGTCGGATTTCTGTTGGGCATGCTGATGAACTAACAAGTGATCCAGACATCGTTTCGGCATTGA GTATCACAGGAAATTTTGTGTTTCACACCTGCACACATGGGGACTTCCTTGGAGCAATTCTTGGCACAGGCATTGCTAGGGAAAAGCTTGGTGATATCATACTCCAG GAAGAGAAGGGAGCTCAAGTAGTTATTGTTCCAGAACTCGTCGACTTCCTTGTATCATCACTGCGCAAG GTTGGCAATGTCACGGTTTCTTGTACGAGGATTCCGTTGACAGATCTCGATTATGAACCACCGAA GACTAAGACATTTAAAACCATTGAGGCATCTCTTAGGGTTGATGCTCTAGCAAGTGCTGGATTCAAGATTTCACGGTCTAAACTAGTGGATTTCATCAG GCATCATTTTAAAGTACAAGTAGATAGTTAA
- the LOC111811761 gene encoding uncharacterized protein LOC111811761 isoform X1 — translation MAAATASIGALWSLRRATLSSSFRTPLAVNLSKVSFHEARFPSSPSSPLGASGMCQLVQAVKGDIDVLLNGVGDKGVIVDVKHILVMAKRSLSRREVLHTNFLTPPVVKESMLAIQKLADVKAIAQGGYPEAERCRISVGHADELTSDPDIVSALSITGNFVFHTCTHGDFLGAILGTGIAREKLGDIILQEEKGAQVVIVPELVDFLVSSLRKVGNVTVSCTRIPLTDLDYEPPKTKTFKTIEASLRVDALASAGFKISRSKLVDFISGGDVRVNWTTITKNGTILKTGDIVSVSGKGRLKIGEINPTKKGKFAIELIKYV, via the exons ATGGCCGCAGCGACTGCGAGCATTGGAGCTCTGTGGAGCCTAAGAAGAGCAACTCTATCTTCCAGTTTCCGAACTCCCCTTGCTGTTAATCTCAGCAAGGTCTCATTCCACGAGGCCCGGTTTCCCTCTTCTCCATCTTCTCCTCTTGGCGCCTCAG GAATGTGCCAATTAGTGCAAGCTGTAAAGGGAGACATTGATGTTTTACTCAATGGAGTTGGAGATAAAGGTGTTATTGTAGATGTGAAACATATTCTTGTTATG GCCAAACGTTCGTTATCAAGACGAGAAGTTCTCCATACAAACTTTCTCACTCCACCTGTGGTGAAAGAGTCGATGCTAGCCATTCAAAAACTAGCTGACGTGAAAGCAATAGCGCAGGGAGGATATCCAGAG GCAGAGCGCTGTCGGATTTCTGTTGGGCATGCTGATGAACTAACAAGTGATCCAGACATCGTTTCGGCATTGA GTATCACAGGAAATTTTGTGTTTCACACCTGCACACATGGGGACTTCCTTGGAGCAATTCTTGGCACAGGCATTGCTAGGGAAAAGCTTGGTGATATCATACTCCAG GAAGAGAAGGGAGCTCAAGTAGTTATTGTTCCAGAACTCGTCGACTTCCTTGTATCATCACTGCGCAAG GTTGGCAATGTCACGGTTTCTTGTACGAGGATTCCGTTGACAGATCTCGATTATGAACCACCGAA GACTAAGACATTTAAAACCATTGAGGCATCTCTTAGGGTTGATGCTCTAGCAAGTGCTGGATTCAAGATTTCACGGTCTAAACTAGTGGATTTCATCAG TGGCGGTGATGTACGTGTCAATTGGACGACGATTACTAAAAATGGAACCATACTAAAGACTGGTGATATTGTTTCTGTTAGTGGGAAAGGGAGACTAAAG ATTGGCGAAATAAATCCTACCAAGAAGGGAAAATTCGCCATCGAGCTTATCAAGTACGTGTAA
- the LOC111803201 gene encoding protein CUP-SHAPED COTYLEDON 2-like yields MDGSVHRSSNNGYLAPGFRFHPTDEELIAHYLLKKVLDSHFSSPAIAYVDLNKSEPWDLPEKAVMGEKEWYFFSLRDRKYPTGLRTNRATEAGYWKATGKDREITSSKTNSVVGMKKTLVFYTGRAPKGQKTHWVMHEFRLAGKFAYHFLSAASSKDEWVISRVFKKTSAAMHGGVMKKTRRDPEPTSPSSVSLPPLLDSSPYLSAAADTSISTSAFANREGSSLDDQREHELHVTCFSTNNLSYPAASFPAGGGPNLSVSAFPNLRSIQENLQAPFFSPVSPPLVHLLSGAADVDGCGGAPSPEDSRTIGSADLGAYMWTF; encoded by the exons ATGGACGGCAGCGTCCACCGGAGCTCGAACAACGGGTACCTAGCGCCGGGGTTCCGGTTCCACCCGACGGACGAAGAGCTGATAGCTCATTACCTTTTGAAGAAGGTGTTGGACTCCCATTTCTCATCACCCGCCATAGCCTATGTCGACCTCAACAAGTCCGAGCCTTGGGACCTCCCTG AGAAAGCAGTAATGGGAGAGAAAGAGTGGTATTTCTTCAGCCTACGAGACCGGAAGTACCCAACCGGCCTGAGAACGAACCGGGCGACGGAGGCCGGCTACTGGAAGGCCACCGGAAAAGACAGAGAAATAACCAGCTCTAAAACAAACTCCGTCGTCGGGATGAAGAAGACCCTCGTCTTTTACACCGGCAGGGCTCCGAAAGGCCAAAAAACCCATTGGGTTATGCATGAGTTTCGCCTCGCCGGAAAGTTCGCTTACCATTTTCTCTCCGCCGCCTCTTCCAAG GATGAATGGGTGATATCCAGAGTTTTCAAGAAAACCAGCGCCGCCATGCACGGCGGCGTGATGAAGAAAACTCGCCGTGATCCCGAACCCACTTCCCCTTCCTCGGTGTCTCTGCCTCCTCTTCTCGATTCATCTCCCTACCTCTCCGCTGCTGCCGACACCAGTATCAGCACCTCTGCCTTCGCCAACCGCGAAGGCAGCTCTCTCGACGATCAAAGGGAGCACGAGCTGCACGTGACCTGTTTCTCCACCAACAACCTGAGCTACCCCGCCGCAAGCTTCCCGGCTGGTGGCGGTCCTAATCTGTCCGTCTCGGCCTTCCCGAACCTTCGGAGCATCCAGGAGAATCTGCAGGCGCCGTTCTTCTCCCCTGTGAGTCCGCCGCTGGTTCATCTCCTCTCCGGTGCCGCTGACGTGGATGGGTGCGGTGGTGCTCCGTCGCCGGAGGATTCGAGGACTATCGGTTCCGCCGATTTGGGTGCGTATATGTGGACCTTCTGA